A section of the Petrimonas sulfuriphila genome encodes:
- a CDS encoding neutral/alkaline non-lysosomal ceramidase N-terminal domain-containing protein, giving the protein MKKIITRIGLQLFFLSFFILQLQAVNDNEEKYTWKIGTGRTVITPNEPTWMAGYSSRTSPSEGKLHDLWAKALLLEDARGNRSLLITMDILGVSKDFSDEVRNLINRKYNLNNSQIILSSSHTHSGPVISRALQYIYPMTEQDWKVVDKYTEQLKEKLVELVDQAIKNLQPAHIYTQNGITRFQVNRRNNRENSITPTTELKGPNDYAVPVIKIESPDKQLLAVVFGYACHPTTLSINMFSGDYAGFAQLELEKRYPGVTAMFFQGAGADQNPLPRRTVPLAIQYGKQLAATVERVLSEEMPQQESNLITRYSEIDLLIDDPLPTEELQVIAKGSDYQARWANGIISELKTKGHLIKSYPFPVGYWQIGQQKLFILGGESVIAYSVKLKQTYGEQIFVMSYANDVMGYIPSEVILEEGGYEGDTSQRVYGLPSKWSKSVESKIISELKNITTK; this is encoded by the coding sequence ATGAAGAAAATAATTACACGGATTGGATTACAACTATTTTTCCTGTCGTTTTTTATATTACAGTTGCAAGCTGTGAATGATAACGAGGAAAAATATACCTGGAAAATCGGCACGGGACGAACCGTGATTACCCCAAACGAACCCACATGGATGGCAGGTTATTCCAGTCGCACTTCCCCGTCGGAAGGGAAATTGCATGACTTATGGGCTAAGGCTCTCCTGCTGGAAGATGCACGAGGCAATCGTTCCTTGCTTATTACGATGGACATACTGGGTGTTTCAAAGGATTTCTCGGATGAGGTGAGAAATCTGATAAACCGTAAATACAACCTGAACAATTCGCAGATAATTCTGAGCAGTTCCCATACACACTCCGGACCTGTCATCTCTCGCGCATTGCAGTATATCTATCCAATGACTGAGCAGGATTGGAAGGTTGTGGACAAGTATACGGAACAACTGAAAGAGAAGCTGGTTGAGTTGGTTGACCAGGCGATAAAAAATCTACAACCGGCGCACATTTATACGCAAAACGGTATTACACGCTTTCAGGTGAACAGGCGTAACAACAGGGAAAACAGCATTACACCTACCACTGAACTGAAAGGCCCCAACGATTATGCTGTGCCGGTCATTAAGATCGAATCACCGGACAAACAATTACTGGCTGTAGTTTTTGGTTATGCCTGCCACCCTACAACATTGTCCATCAATATGTTCTCCGGAGATTATGCCGGGTTTGCCCAGCTGGAACTGGAGAAACGCTATCCGGGTGTAACAGCCATGTTCTTTCAGGGCGCCGGTGCTGACCAGAATCCTCTTCCCCGAAGAACCGTTCCTCTGGCAATTCAGTATGGCAAGCAACTTGCTGCCACTGTCGAACGGGTTCTTTCTGAAGAGATGCCTCAGCAGGAGAGCAATCTGATCACAAGGTATTCCGAAATAGATCTTTTGATCGATGACCCTCTTCCAACAGAAGAACTACAAGTTATAGCCAAAGGTAGTGATTATCAGGCCAGATGGGCTAATGGCATCATCAGTGAACTGAAAACTAAGGGCCATTTGATTAAATCTTACCCGTTTCCTGTTGGATACTGGCAAATTGGCCAACAGAAACTGTTTATTCTCGGAGGAGAATCTGTGATTGCATACAGCGTGAAATTGAAACAGACTTACGGGGAGCAGATTTTTGTGATGTCATATGCCAACGATGTTATGGGTTATATACCTTCCGAAGTGATCCTCGAAGAGGGAGGATATGAGGGTGACACCTCACAACGGGTTTATGGTTTACCTTCCAAATGGAGTAAATCAGTAGAATCAAAGATTATTAGCGAATTAAAAAATATTACAACAAAATAA